The Kordia sp. SMS9 DNA window AGTGCATAAAACACCTCATTGTATTGATCGAGTGCCAAGCGGGAACACCTGCGCCAATTTTCATTCACGCGTAAGAACCAATACATGTCACGACAAACATACACTGCCATTGCTAAGTAATTGAGTCTATCATTTAATTGATTGACCGTAATAGCCGTTTGTAATTCTTGAAATAAGTTTTGAAAATACGGTTCATGAATAGCGGATATTTCAGCTACGGTTTGTTGTGGCGTAAAGGTGGAGTTCCAACAGGTAAGTTCAAGTCCATTGGCGAAAATTGCGCCGAATGTATTGGAAAAGAAATTGTCTCCTAATATAGAACCAATTAAAGAATCTGCTATCGGATCGCCTGTGGATGGATTGCCTAAACCTGTATGTGATTTTGCTCTTTTTAATCGCGCAAAAGTTTTTGAAAAGTTGACAAACTCATCATCTACATAAATCCCTTTGCTAGTAAATTTTAGTGTAGGATTGTGACCATACCAAAGTTTGTCAAATATCTTTCCCCGAAGTAGATCACTACTGTGTTGTGAGGTCGTATAAGGTGTAAGTATATTTAAAAAGTCATCTACACGGTTTAAGGATTCGTAGATAGCTTTGTGATACTCATTTTTGTTAAAATCTGTAATGGATTGTCCTGCATAAGCTGCTGAGAGTCCAATAGGTTGCGAGTCGTTGTATGTGTTGTGATTGTTGCATCCGCATGATGGCGCGGAGAGTCCGACATATTGTAAGTTTGCTTCTTCCATGTAGATATCGTGTTTTTGTAAGTATGGTAATTCAGATAAAGAGTTGATAGTGCCATCAATAACATGATAGCCGCTTTTAAGACTGCCCCGTTTTTGATCTTTGGGTACAATCACATATACATGCGTGTAGAGTGTTGGGTAGTAGGCTGCTTGTTTAATGCGTCTTAGGTAATGTTTGATACCTAAATTCAGTAGAATCGTAGATGCGTTTAAGCTAAAACTTTTACAATCATTCCCCTCATGGCGTGTTGCCCACATACAATTCGGTGCTTTAAGGCGTTGCAGTTCGGTATCTAGTTCGTATTGAAAGTGATTGAATAAAAAAGAGTGAATGCGACGGCATGTATTGGAGAGAGAAAAACCTGAAAACTCTGCCTTTGCAATGGCTGCCGATTCACCCTTATGTTTTTTTGCCCAAGCAGCAATGGTTTTCATGCCATGTGCCGTTGTGCCTTTGCCAAGAAAATCTCTGCTGCAATTTGATGGCGCGTAGTACTTTTTGTAGGCTTCTCCCGAAGCTACGACGCGTTTTAATGAAGTATTGGTGTGTTCTCTTGACATTGTTGCTGCTTGTTGCAACTTGTTGCGTTTTGTTGCAAACTGTTGCGCTTTGTTGCAGCTAAATTGTTAAGAAATAAAATTTGTGTGGGAGGATTGTGTTGGGTAGGGGCGGATTGGGTTTGTTAATGTTTGATAATAAAAATTATAGGCTCATATGTCTATTTTTAAATTCATAAATGATTTTGAATCTATAATTCTTTTTTCATTTAGTTGCTTAACAACTATTTATTAGTATAATTAATTTTGTTTTCGCTCTATTTCCTTTTGTTTTGTTGGCAATGACTAATTATTCATTTGTAATTTTTGGCTTGTGTATGGCTGAAGCGAATTACAGATTCATATCACTTTAGTGTTGACTATTGTCCGTTGTATAGTTGTCAACATATGCTCAACTTTGCATTTATGGATATAAAAATCAAATTCGGTCAAAAAGTAAAAGAGTTAAGGCTTGAAAAAGGTTTGTCTCAAGAAGCATTTGCTCACTTGGCGGAACTTGATAGAACTTATATCTCTAGTATTGAGAAAGGTGATAGAAATGTTTCAATAACAGTTATTGAAAAAATTGCGACAGCTTTAGATATAGAGATTACAAAACTTTTCGAATGGAAAAAAGAGTAGAGAGCATAGTTTTTAGAAGAATGACCTATGCCGATTATAGACACATAAATAAAGTCGGAGGCGAAGAACAAGGAGGTGGGGGACAATCTTACATAGATTTTCCAATTGCAAATATAGGTTTACAAGAATGGTATTCTTTTTTAGGAGACCATACCTCCACAGGAGCTGGTAATAGACCAAAATGGGATTTTAAAATACAAAGTTTAGGAATAGCCGTAAATGAAGATATTCGGATTTATCAAAGAAGACCAGCTTCAGTTAGTATTGCATCTCAAAAATTGCCAGAACATAGTAGAGGAGGAAAAAGGATAGCTTCTTGGCACCCCAATAATTCATTTCCTCTAGATTATAACCCCGACAGTGATAACTTGGTTATTTATATAATTAAAACTACCGATGGAGAATATTGGGC harbors:
- a CDS encoding helix-turn-helix domain-containing protein, whose translation is MDIKIKFGQKVKELRLEKGLSQEAFAHLAELDRTYISSIEKGDRNVSITVIEKIATALDIEITKLFEWKKE